From a single Lewinella sp. LCG006 genomic region:
- the ccoN gene encoding cytochrome-c oxidase, cbb3-type subunit I: MSNLETFSYDNRIVRKFAYITAIWGIVGMTVGLLAALQMVWPIFNLGFAETTFGRIRPLHTNAVIFAFVGNGIFTGVYYSLQRLLKTRMYSDLLSNIHFWGWQAIILAAAITLPLGITSSHEYAELEWPIDIAIAAIWVVFGINMFGTILKRREQHLYVAIWFFIATWVTVTVLHIGNNLELPVSMWKSYPVFAGVQDALVQWWYGHNAVAFFLTTPYLGLMYYFIPKAANRPVYSYRLSIIHFWALIFIYIWAGPHHLLYTSLPDWAQSLGMAFSLMLIAPSWGGMLNGLLTLRGAWDRVRTDPVLKFMVVAVTAYGMSTLEGPLLSIKSVNAISHYTDWTVGHVHIGTLGWNGMLTFGMLYWLFPRLYGNKLYSTKLANAHFWIGTLGILFYAIPLYWAGWTQSLMWKEFLPEGILKYGNFLETVTQILPMYKLRVIGGAIYLVGVFVMMYNLVKTARTGQFIGDEEVQAPGREVVFTGGHKGEYWHRWIERRPVQLLIGATVAILIGGLVEIFPMVTIDDNVPKIESIKPYTALELEGRDMYIREGCLGCHSQMVRPFRSETERYGEYSKSGEFIYDRPFLWGSKRTGPDLHRLGGKYPDSWHFNHMYDPTSTSPGSIMPPYPWFIEDDLDLGMTIAKLKTLKTLGTPYTDEYIENAVEDAKTQAAGIAASLKKDGIEMEGLANKEIVALIAYLQRLGTDIKPPAQAKAE, encoded by the coding sequence CCCCCTTCACACCAATGCCGTTATCTTCGCTTTCGTAGGTAATGGTATTTTTACGGGTGTTTACTACTCCCTACAGCGTTTGCTTAAAACCAGAATGTACAGTGATTTACTGAGCAACATTCACTTCTGGGGCTGGCAAGCCATTATCCTCGCTGCTGCGATCACCCTGCCACTGGGCATCACCAGTTCGCACGAGTATGCTGAATTGGAATGGCCTATTGATATTGCGATTGCCGCTATTTGGGTGGTATTTGGTATCAATATGTTTGGTACCATCCTCAAGCGCCGTGAGCAACACCTTTATGTTGCCATCTGGTTCTTTATTGCCACCTGGGTAACGGTGACGGTACTGCACATTGGCAACAACCTGGAACTTCCCGTTTCTATGTGGAAGAGCTACCCGGTTTTTGCGGGTGTACAGGATGCGCTGGTGCAGTGGTGGTATGGCCACAACGCCGTAGCTTTCTTCCTTACGACCCCTTACCTGGGTTTGATGTACTACTTTATTCCTAAAGCTGCTAACCGCCCAGTATACTCTTACCGCCTTTCGATTATCCACTTCTGGGCTTTGATTTTTATCTACATCTGGGCAGGGCCTCACCACTTGCTTTATACTTCTTTGCCTGATTGGGCACAGTCTTTAGGCATGGCTTTTTCTTTGATGCTGATCGCTCCTAGTTGGGGGGGGATGCTCAACGGTCTGCTCACCCTGCGCGGTGCCTGGGACCGGGTTCGTACCGACCCTGTACTGAAATTTATGGTGGTCGCCGTTACGGCCTACGGTATGTCTACCCTGGAAGGACCACTGTTGTCTATCAAGAGCGTGAATGCGATTAGCCACTATACCGACTGGACAGTTGGTCACGTACACATTGGTACCCTTGGTTGGAACGGGATGTTGACCTTCGGGATGTTGTACTGGCTGTTTCCTCGCCTTTACGGCAATAAATTGTACTCGACCAAACTGGCGAATGCCCACTTCTGGATTGGTACTTTGGGTATCCTGTTTTACGCTATCCCCTTGTATTGGGCCGGTTGGACCCAGAGTTTGATGTGGAAAGAGTTTTTGCCAGAAGGCATCCTGAAGTATGGTAACTTTCTGGAGACGGTCACCCAAATTTTGCCGATGTACAAGTTGCGGGTAATCGGTGGAGCCATCTACCTGGTTGGGGTATTCGTTATGATGTACAACCTGGTAAAAACTGCGCGTACGGGCCAATTTATTGGTGATGAAGAAGTGCAGGCTCCGGGTCGTGAGGTAGTCTTTACGGGCGGCCATAAAGGAGAATACTGGCACCGTTGGATTGAGCGTCGTCCTGTTCAATTGTTGATTGGTGCTACGGTTGCCATCTTGATTGGTGGTCTGGTGGAGATTTTCCCAATGGTGACCATCGACGATAATGTTCCTAAAATCGAGAGCATTAAACCTTATACCGCTCTGGAGCTGGAAGGTCGTGATATGTATATCCGCGAAGGTTGTTTGGGCTGTCACTCACAAATGGTACGTCCGTTCCGTAGTGAAACCGAACGCTATGGGGAGTACTCAAAATCTGGAGAATTTATCTACGATCGTCCCTTCTTGTGGGGTAGTAAGCGTACGGGGCCAGACTTACACCGCTTGGGTGGAAAATACCCGGATAGCTGGCACTTCAACCACATGTACGACCCTACGAGTACTTCACCGGGATCCATCATGCCTCCGTACCCCTGGTTCATTGAAGATGACCTGGATTTGGGGATGACCATTGCGAAGCTCAAAACACTCAAGACTTTGGGTACCCCTTACACGGATGAGTACATTGAAAATGCCGTTGAAGATGCCAAAACGCAAGCTGCCGGTATTGCTGCCAGCTTGAAAAAAGACGGCATTGAGATGGAAGGTTTGGCCAACAAGGAAATCGTAGCCCTGATTGCCTACCTCCAGCGTTTAGGCACGGATATTAAACCACCAGCGCAAGCAAAGGCAGAATAA